Part of the Struthio camelus isolate bStrCam1 chromosome 30, bStrCam1.hap1, whole genome shotgun sequence genome, TTCTGGGTGCTCGGGGGCTTTCCGTCTGGTTTGGAGGCGGGCGCTTTCCCTCTCTACTCGGAGCTAGTTGGTGCCTGGGAGCGCTCAAGGAGGGCAAGTGctccccagggccatgtccaaggtcgcagctgctgttgctgtggccgCCCGAGAGGCGCTGGGGCCTCCCTTGGTGCCGACGGGTGCCATCCGGCAGCAGCGCGAGGTATTAGTGCTCAGGCGTTGGCGCTGAGCCCGGGCTCTGCCTTGCCTCGCAGCTTGCCCTGCCGAGCCCAAGGATGTCCTGCTCCAGCATGTGCCCGTCTCCCTGCGGggtggccgccccggccccgctggccggctcctgcaacgagccctgcgtgCGGCAGTGCCCCGACTCCACCGTGGTGATCCAGCCCCCGCCTTCGGTGCTCACCTTGCCcgggcccatcctcagctccttcccgcagtaCAGCATCGTCAGCTCCGTGGGCGCCCCCGGCGTTGGAGGGGGCTTCGGCGGCACCTTTGGAGGCCTTGGAGGCCTTGGAGGCCTTGGCGGCTCCAGGGGCCTTAGAGGCCTTGGGGGTTACGGCAGCCTTGGGGTCTACGGGGGCTTTGGGAGCTGCGGCTCTGGGAGCTGGGGCCTTGCCCACCGCTACCTCAACGGCAACTGTGGGCCCTGCTAAGCGCCACGCTTGGCACGGCCACACGCCAAGGACGGTGCCCAAcaacccccggcacctcccgagccCTGGCACCCAGCAACGGCCCACtcgcctccccagctctgcttgggGCCGTGCCCAACCACCTCATGCCTGCACGGGACCCATTGGCGGCGTCCTCCTGACCCGCTTGATCTTCGCTCCCAGCCACGCTGCCCCGTGACAGCGCAGCCGAGCaccggctgcctcctcctgcagcacgcctGCTGCTCGGTGTCGCTCTGCACCTCTCCATGGAGAGCGCGGCCTCGCCGTGGCCAGGGCCCTGCTCTTCCCCACGTGCCTCCTCCCTTGGGAGCTGCAATAAAAGCTGTGTTGCATCGCAATGTTGGCCCCTGGTggttcttgctccttccttctgccccaccagccccagccctagTTGGTTGGGGGCTGGGTTGGCCGCTCTCGCCCAGCTCCCACTGCGGTGCCTCTTTAGAGGAACCTGCGGGagctgccccccagctccccttttGGCAGCGCCTCCCTCCGCGggacggtcacccacagcaggggCCGCATGTAGCTCCTTCTGCAAcgccttttccctctttcctctccctcttttcttcccagcTTGGGCTGCTCCACACCAAGCCCAAGAAGAGGGACTGGGCAGCGCAGGGCACTTGGTGCCCTTTTGCCCCAGTTCCCATGGGCTCTGTCCACCCCCAGGGCCACGGGGCTGGTGGAGCTGAGCAGAGCCACCCCAAGGCCAAAGGCCCAAGGCAAAAACCTCTGCTGAGCAGATGGCGCCGTAGGAGACGGGGTGCCCAACCACCACCTCACCCCACCAACCTTTCCTCAAGCTCCTtcagcttccttcctccctctcctcctccttccgctGCTCCCGGAGCTCCCTTGGccccctctttcccctcaccGCTCCAGCAGAAGCTCTTCCCTGCGTTTTCCCTGTGTcgcccgcctccagccccggggaCAAGGCTCAGCCAGGCCGGGACACGCGGAAAGGAAACGTCCCCATGGGGAAAAGGACACAGGAACACGTCTGCGTGGGCGCGGGAGCAGGGTGTGCTTCCGTGGAACAGAGCCATGCCTGGGTTTGCCCTTTGGCTCCCTTTTGCCCATTCGCTGTCTTCACAATTGTGCATGAAGCATTGGTCAGGAACTCCCCAACAGGGACCAAcacgctgccccgctgccctagCTGTGTGCCTGGTACACGCTGGCTCTGCGCAAGGCACCATGCAGGACTAGGATTGTACGATCCTAAGGTCATTGAGGAAGGAAGGGCCCTCATGGGCGTATCGAGGCCAAGCTCCTGCTCGGAGTTTGGGCCCTCGCAGGTGACGGGAAGCCCCTGTGCTTTCTGGGACTGTGGAGAGGAACCAGGATCCCTCAGACCGCAAATTCCCCAACCGGAAGGGAAGGCAATCTGGGAAGACGTGGATACGTCTCAGCTATGCCTTCTGCGAGCCTCCAACACCCACGCAGGCAGAGGGGGACGGCCagtgctcggcggcggcggcagccgcgaGCAGGCAGTGATGGTTCCCCCACTTCCGCCGACCTCCGAGGGTAGCTGTGCAGCAGCCCATGAAGGGCAGGAGCAAGGgccgtgctggctgtgcagaggattTGCAAGAGCTTCTGCACAAGGCCCATGACACTTTGGCACGTGCAGGCTGGGACTTAGAAACACGGTGGGGTTGAGTGCTGCTGGAGGCTAGGGGACAGCTCGTGGGAGGTGCTCTTCATGACCCAGGCGCAGGGCGAGCGTGAGCTCTGATGCACCGACCAAAGTGCCCCAGGCCccaaggtggggaaggaggaaggagcaagaacCACCAGGGGCCAACATTGCGATGCAACACAGCTTTTATTGCAGCTCCCAAGGGAGGAGGCACGTGGGGAAGAGCAGGGCCCTGGCCACGGCGAGGCCGCGCTCTCCATGGAGAGGTGCAGAGCGACACCGAGCAGCaggcgtgctgcaggaggaggcagccggtGCTCGGCTGCGCTGTCACGGGGCAGCGTGGCTGGGAGCGAAGATCAAGCGGGTCAGGAGGACGCCGCCAATGGGTCCCGTGCAGGCATGAGGTGGTTGGGCACGGCcccaagcagagctggggaggcgaGTGGGCCGTTGCTGGGTGCCAGggctcgggaggtgccgggggttgTTGGGCACCGTCCTTGGCGTGTGGCCGTGCCAAGCGTGGCGCTTAGCAGGGCCCACAGTTGCCGTTGAGGTAGCGGTGGGCAAGGCCCCAGCTCCCAGAGCCGCAGCTCCCAAAGCCCCCGTAGACCCCAAGGCTGCCGTAACCCCCAAGGCCTCTAAGGCCCCTGGAGCCGCCAAGGCCTCCAAGGCCTCCAAGGCCTCCAAAGGTGCCGCCGAAGCCCCCTCCAACGCCGGGGGCGCCCACGGAGCTGACGATGCTGtactgcgggaaggagctgaggatgggcccgGGCAAGGTGAGCACCGAAGGCGGGGGCTGGATCACCACGGTGGAGTCGGGGCACTGCCGcacgcagggctcgttgcaggagtcggccagcggggccggggtggCCACCCCGCAGGGAGACGGGCACATGCTGGAGCAGGACATCCTTGGGCTCGGCAGGGCAAGCTGCGAGGCAAGGCAGAGCCCGGGCTCAGCGCAACGCCTGAGCACTAATACCTCGCGCTGCTGCCGGATGGCACCCGTCGGCACCAAGGGAGGCCCCAGCGCCTCTCGGGcggccacagcaacagcagctgcgaccttggacatggccctggggagCACTTGCCCTCCTTGAGCGCTCCCAGGCACCAACTAGCTCCGAGTAGAGAGGGAAAGCGCCCGCCTCCAAACCAGACGGAAAGCCCCCGAGCACCCAGAAGACTTATCTGCCCTGCTCTACTGAAAACGTTGCGTCTCAGCGCTTGCGCTTGGACAACTTGGCCTTTCCGTGCCTGTGTAACAGCACCACCACATCCACCACGGCCACGTTAGCTCAGGCGCAGTGGAGCGCACAGCAGCACGTGTGCCCGAGAAGCccgagctgggaaaggagagaggcagagacggTGTGGACTTACTGCGTTGCAGAAGGAGCTCAAGCGGAGGCAGCTGGATAGAGGGCTGCGAAGCCCTGAGCTCTTTTATAGCAGCCGCAGGTGGCCCGGGCGGCGAGCAGGGGGCGGTTGCGGAAGGCCCAGTTAATCCGGCCGTAAAGCGGGCACGCATCGTGCATCATCGAAGGGTGCGGGGCAATTCTGCCCCACCGCGCTGGGGACAcgtaatgacatgaaaggcagcaGGCTGTAATAGGTGCTGGCCTCTCCCCAATAAAGCCCGACAGGTTCCTAATCCCCCACCCGAGGGTGTCTGTGCGGAGCCCCCATGCAGAGGGGCTGTGTCCGGGCCAACACAACGCGCCTGCTCTTTGCATGGCCCTCGATCGGTCCGGCTACCCCGGGTGCCCCACCACGGGTGTGCAGGGAGACGGGGGAGACTTGGCAGTGCCTGTGTGGCCCAGCCCCGTGTGCCCCAGCCCTCGCTGGTGGCTGGCAGGGGGGACGCGGGTGCTTGAGGGCCGCCTTGCCAGGCTGGGATTGCATCTCCATTTCCTCTGACCTCCCAGCACTTCTGTTTACCAGCCCATAAAACGGGGCTAATGACACACGGGCTGGCTGTGCCCAGCATTTACAGGTGCGTCTGCAGGACGCCCATTACCCTCTCACGTGTGTAACGTGGGGGATTAGCAGCGTGTTGGGGTTTATTGCTATTGTCAGCTGTTACAGCCTGCTGCCTTTCATGTTGTTACGTGTCCCCAGTGCGGTGGGGCAGAATTGCCCCGCACCCTTCGATGATGCACGATGCGTGCCCGCTTTACGGCCGGATTAACTGGGCCTTCCGCAACCGCCCCCTGCTCGCCGCCCGGGCCACCTGCGGCTGCTATAAAAGAGCTCAGGGCTTCGCAGCCCTCTATCCAGCTGCCTCCGCTTGAGCTCCTTCTGCAACGCAGTAAGTCCACAccgtctctgcctctctcctttcccagctcggGCTTCTCGGGCACACGTGCTGCTGTGCGCTCCACTGCGCCTGAGCTAACGTGGCCGTGGTGGATGTGGTGGTGCTGTTACACAGGCACGGGAAGGCCAAGTTGTCCAAGCGCAAGCGCTGAGACGCAACGTTTTCAGTAGAGCAGGGCAGATAAGTCTTCTGGGTGCTCGGGGGCTTTCCGTCTGGTTTGGAGGCGGGCGCTTTCCCTCTCTACTCGGAGCTAGTTGGTGCCTGGGAGCGCTCAAGGAGGGCAAGTGctccccagggccatgtccaaggtcgcagctgctgttgctgtggccgCCCGAGAGGCGCTGGGGCCTCCCTTGGTGCCGACGGGTGCCATCCGGCAGCAGCGCGAGGTATTAGTGCTCAGGCGTTGCGCTGAGCCCGGGCTCTGCCTTGCCTCGCAGCTTGCCCTGCCGAGCCCAAGGATGTCCTGCTCCAGCATGTGCCCGTCTCCCTGCGGggtggccgccccggccccgctggccgactcctgcaacgagccc contains:
- the LOC138062883 gene encoding claw keratin-like, whose amino-acid sequence is MSCSSMCPSPCGVAAPAPLAGSCNEPCVRQCPDSTVVIQPPPSVLTLPGPILSSFPQYSIVSSVGAPGVGGGFGGTFGGLGGLGGLGGSRGLRGLGGYGSLGVYGGFGSCGSGSWGLAHRYLNGNCGPC
- the LOC138062877 gene encoding claw keratin-like, coding for MSCSSMCPSPCGVATPAPLADSCNEPCVRQCPDSTVVIQPPPSVLTLPGPILSSFPQYSIVSSVGAPGVGGGFGGTFGGLGGLGGLGGSRGLRGLGGYGSLGVYGGFGSCGSGSWGLAHRYLNGNCGPC